A genomic region of Pyrus communis chromosome 14, drPyrComm1.1, whole genome shotgun sequence contains the following coding sequences:
- the LOC137715733 gene encoding uncharacterized protein, giving the protein MSETPFRPREQLYEKQKIFQSIHKHTYLKGPYDKITSVAIPAALAATSLFLIGRGIYNMSHGIGKKE; this is encoded by the exons ATGTCAGAAACACCCTTCCGACCACGTGAGCAGCTCTATGAGAAGCAAAAGATTTTCCAAAGCATCCACAAACACACATACCTGAAGGGACCATATGATAAGATTACATCTGTTGCCATTCCAGCTGCTTTAGCTGCTACTTCATTGTTCCTTATT GGACGAGGGATCTACAACATGTCACATGGGATTGGAAAGAAGGAATGA
- the LOC137715112 gene encoding rho GTPase-activating protein 7 isoform X3 — MSASLAAFERPLRPAASNTVFKSGPLFISSKGIGWKSWKKRWFILTRTSLVFFKNDPSALPQRGGEVNLTLGGIDLNNSGSVVVREDKKLLTVLFPDGRDGRAFTLKAETLEDLYEWKTALEHALAQAPSAALVMGHNGIFRNDTNDTLEGSFHQWRDKRPVKSLVVGRPILLALEDIDGGPSFLEKALRFLEKFGTKVEGILRQSADVEEVERRVQEYEQGKTEFNPDEDAHVVGDCVKHVLRELPSSPVPASCCTALLEAYKIDRKEARVSAMRSSILETFPEPNRRLLQRILKMMHVISSHSDENRMTPSAVAACMAPLLLRPLLAGECELDDDFDLNGDNSAQLIAAANAANNAQAIITTLLEEYENVFDDENLIRCSISADSRIENSGSEDSSDDENLDLKDNGYHDAENEVDPETDDDPDRVHSGKLSESSGYAGSDLYDYKAFGVDDSDVGSPKGNHASAESSSSHVPQTIRDPNVEVVERGSKPIKENENLISETETPSASPAGDSYRSMGEILSAMDPGHPLPVSGLESGTVKKVAKVTGSHHNTKRSAFWGRNNARKTPSVESVDSSGEEELSIQRLEIAKNDLQQRIAKEARGNAILQASLERRKQALHERRLALEQDVSRLQEQLQAERDLRAALEVGLSMSSGQLASSCGVDSKTRAELEEIALAEADVARLKQKVAELHHQLNQQRQHHYGSLSDACDRYQNGQNNNSQQRFLQQDFDATLAFCNHERKQRNEESLLGADWRTIKGQILASASSTWQPSRKQFMDPASRSESKNTDASTSLSVDELSAVDSASMPSTSRAPEAVDYPRHPSTASSALVELTTRLDFFKERRSQLMEQLHNLDLNYGTTSLQDSVYRPSSPPWN; from the exons ATGTCCGCTTCTTTAGCTGCTTTTGAGCGCCCCCTACGGCCTGCTGCTTCTAACACG GTCTTCAAGAGTGGCCCACTTTTCATTTCTTCTAAAG GAATAGGCTGGAAGTCCTGGAAGAAGCGGTGGTTTATCCTCACACGGACTTCTTtggttttctttaaaaatgatCCT AGTGCACTTCCACAAAGAGGCGGTGAAGTCAATTTGACTTTGGGGGGCATTGACTTGAACAATTCTGGGAG TGTTGTTGTTAGAGAAGATAAAAAGCTTCTGACAGTTTTATTTCCTGATGGACGTGATGGGCGGGCCTTCACTCTTAAG GCTGAGACGTTGGAAGACTTGTATGAGTGGAAGACAGCCCTTGAACATGCCCTTGCACAAGCTCCAAGTGCTGCCCTTGTAATGGGACACAATGGGATTTTCCGTAATGACACGAATGATACACTTGAAGGGTCCTTCCATCAAT GGAGAGATAAAAGGCCTGTTAAATCTTTGGTTGTTGGAAGACCTATTCTTCTTGCGCTAGAAGATATTGATGGAGGTCCTTCCTTCCTGGAGAAAGCTCTTCGGTTCCTGGAAAAGTTTG GTACTAAAGTTGAAGGAATATTGAGACAGTCTGCGGATGTTGAGGAGGTAGAACGTAGAGTACAAGAATATGAGCAAG GCAAGACTGAATTTAATCCGGATGAGGATGCTCATGTTGTTGGCGATTGTGTCAAG CATGTTCTGAGAGAGCTGCCCTCTTCTCCAGTACCAGCATCTTGCTGCACTGCATTGCTAGAGGCTTATA AAATTGATCGAAAGGAAGCTCGGGTTAGTGCAATGCGTTCTTCAATATTGGAGACATTTCCTGAGCCAAATCGCCGTTTATTACAGAG aATTTTGAAGATGATGCATGTCATATCTTCTCACTCTGATGAGAATCGGATGACTCCATCTGCAGTTGCTGCATGCATGGCACCCTTGCTCTTACGCCCTCTATTAGCTGGTGAATGTGAGCTGGATGATGACTTTGATCTTAATGGTGATAATTCTGCCCAGCTTATTGCTGCTGCAAATGCTGCAAATAATGCTCAAGCAATCATCACAACTCTTTTGGAGGAGTATGAAAACGTTTTTGAT GATGAAAATCTTATAAGGTGTTCCATCTCCGCTGATTCTCGAATTGAGAATAGTGGAAGTGAAGATTCATCTGACGATGAAAATCTTGATCTGAAAGACAACGGTTACCAtgatgcagaaaatgaagttgATCCGGAAACAGATGATGACCCGGATCGAGTTCATAGTGGAAAGTTGAGTGAAAGCAGTGGTTATGCTGGCAGTGACCTCTATGATTATAAG GCATTTGGGGTTGATGATTCAGATGTTGGATCACCTAAAGGAAATCATGCGTCAGCTGAGAGTTCAAGTTCACATGTTCCTCAAACCATCAGAGATCCAAATGTTGAAGTCGTGGAAAGAGGAAGCAAACCaattaaagaaaatgaaaatttaattagTGAGACAGAAACACCTAGTGCATCACCTGCTGGAGATTCTTACAGATCAATGGGAGAGATTCTGTCAGCAATGGATCCAGGGCATCCTTTACCAGTGTCTGGACTTGAATCAGGAACTGTGAAGAAAGTGGCCAAAGTTACAGGCTCCCATCATAACACAAAGCGATCGGCATTTTGGGGAAGAAACAAT GCAAGAAAGACACCGTCAGTGGAATCAGTCGATTCTTCTGGAGAGGAAGA GCTTTCAATTCAGAGGCTTGAGATTGCGAAAAACGACTTGCAGCAGAGGATTGCGAAAGAG GCTAGAGGAAATGCAATTTTACAAGCTAGTTTGGAGAGAAGGAAGCAAGCTTTACATGAGCGGCGCTTGGCACTGGAACAAGAT GTTTCAAGATTGCAAGAGCAGCTACAAGCTGAGCGAGATCTTAGAGCGGCATTAGAGGTTGGTTTGAGCATGTCTTCTGGACAGTTGGCCAGTTCATGTGGCGTGGATTCTAAG ACACGGGCTGAGCTTGAGGAGATAGCCCTTGCTGAAGCAGATGTGGCCAGGTTGAAGCAGAAAGTTGCAGAACTTCACCATCAACTTAATCAACAGCGACAGCATCATTATGGTTCTCTCTCTGATGCTTGTGACCGTTACCAAAATGGCCAAAATAATAATTCCCAACA GAGGTTTCTACAGCAAGATTTTGATGCAACCCTTGCCTTCTGTAATCATGAAAGGAAACAAAGGAATGAG GAGAGTTTGCTGGGGGCAGATTGGAGGACTATCAAAGGCCAAATTTTAGCATCTGCCAGCAGTACATGGCAGCCTTCTAGGAAGCAATTCATGGATCCGGCTAGCAGAAGTGAATCAAAAAATACTGATGCATCGACAAGTTTGTCTGTTGATGAGCTTTCTGCTGTTGATTCTGCTTCCATGCCATCGACTTCAAGAGCCCCAGAG GCGGTGGATTATCCAAGGCATCCATCAACAGCATCTTCTGCCTTGGTAGAACTAACAACTCGCCTTGATTTCTTCAAGGAAAGACGTTCCCAGCTGATGGAACAGCTTCATAATCTTGATTTAAATTATGGCACGACATCTTTGCAAGACTCAGTTTATAGACCATCATCTCCACCGTGGAATTGA
- the LOC137715112 gene encoding rho GTPase-activating protein 7 isoform X1, giving the protein MSASLAAFERPLRPAASNTMIQQVFKSGPLFISSKGIGWKSWKKRWFILTRTSLVFFKNDPSALPQRGGEVNLTLGGIDLNNSGSVVVREDKKLLTVLFPDGRDGRAFTLKAETLEDLYEWKTALEHALAQAPSAALVMGHNGIFRNDTNDTLEGSFHQWRDKRPVKSLVVGRPILLALEDIDGGPSFLEKALRFLEKFGTKVEGILRQSADVEEVERRVQEYEQGKTEFNPDEDAHVVGDCVKHVLRELPSSPVPASCCTALLEAYKIDRKEARVSAMRSSILETFPEPNRRLLQRILKMMHVISSHSDENRMTPSAVAACMAPLLLRPLLAGECELDDDFDLNGDNSAQLIAAANAANNAQAIITTLLEEYENVFDDENLIRCSISADSRIENSGSEDSSDDENLDLKDNGYHDAENEVDPETDDDPDRVHSGKLSESSGYAGSDLYDYKAFGVDDSDVGSPKGNHASAESSSSHVPQTIRDPNVEVVERGSKPIKENENLISETETPSASPAGDSYRSMGEILSAMDPGHPLPVSGLESGTVKKVAKVTGSHHNTKRSAFWGRNNARKTPSVESVDSSGEEELSIQRLEIAKNDLQQRIAKEARGNAILQASLERRKQALHERRLALEQDVSRLQEQLQAERDLRAALEVGLSMSSGQLASSCGVDSKTRAELEEIALAEADVARLKQKVAELHHQLNQQRQHHYGSLSDACDRYQNGQNNNSQQRFLQQDFDATLAFCNHERKQRNEESLLGADWRTIKGQILASASSTWQPSRKQFMDPASRSESKNTDASTSLSVDELSAVDSASMPSTSRAPEAVDYPRHPSTASSALVELTTRLDFFKERRSQLMEQLHNLDLNYGTTSLQDSVYRPSSPPWN; this is encoded by the exons ATGTCCGCTTCTTTAGCTGCTTTTGAGCGCCCCCTACGGCCTGCTGCTTCTAACACG ATGATCCAGCAGGTCTTCAAGAGTGGCCCACTTTTCATTTCTTCTAAAG GAATAGGCTGGAAGTCCTGGAAGAAGCGGTGGTTTATCCTCACACGGACTTCTTtggttttctttaaaaatgatCCT AGTGCACTTCCACAAAGAGGCGGTGAAGTCAATTTGACTTTGGGGGGCATTGACTTGAACAATTCTGGGAG TGTTGTTGTTAGAGAAGATAAAAAGCTTCTGACAGTTTTATTTCCTGATGGACGTGATGGGCGGGCCTTCACTCTTAAG GCTGAGACGTTGGAAGACTTGTATGAGTGGAAGACAGCCCTTGAACATGCCCTTGCACAAGCTCCAAGTGCTGCCCTTGTAATGGGACACAATGGGATTTTCCGTAATGACACGAATGATACACTTGAAGGGTCCTTCCATCAAT GGAGAGATAAAAGGCCTGTTAAATCTTTGGTTGTTGGAAGACCTATTCTTCTTGCGCTAGAAGATATTGATGGAGGTCCTTCCTTCCTGGAGAAAGCTCTTCGGTTCCTGGAAAAGTTTG GTACTAAAGTTGAAGGAATATTGAGACAGTCTGCGGATGTTGAGGAGGTAGAACGTAGAGTACAAGAATATGAGCAAG GCAAGACTGAATTTAATCCGGATGAGGATGCTCATGTTGTTGGCGATTGTGTCAAG CATGTTCTGAGAGAGCTGCCCTCTTCTCCAGTACCAGCATCTTGCTGCACTGCATTGCTAGAGGCTTATA AAATTGATCGAAAGGAAGCTCGGGTTAGTGCAATGCGTTCTTCAATATTGGAGACATTTCCTGAGCCAAATCGCCGTTTATTACAGAG aATTTTGAAGATGATGCATGTCATATCTTCTCACTCTGATGAGAATCGGATGACTCCATCTGCAGTTGCTGCATGCATGGCACCCTTGCTCTTACGCCCTCTATTAGCTGGTGAATGTGAGCTGGATGATGACTTTGATCTTAATGGTGATAATTCTGCCCAGCTTATTGCTGCTGCAAATGCTGCAAATAATGCTCAAGCAATCATCACAACTCTTTTGGAGGAGTATGAAAACGTTTTTGAT GATGAAAATCTTATAAGGTGTTCCATCTCCGCTGATTCTCGAATTGAGAATAGTGGAAGTGAAGATTCATCTGACGATGAAAATCTTGATCTGAAAGACAACGGTTACCAtgatgcagaaaatgaagttgATCCGGAAACAGATGATGACCCGGATCGAGTTCATAGTGGAAAGTTGAGTGAAAGCAGTGGTTATGCTGGCAGTGACCTCTATGATTATAAG GCATTTGGGGTTGATGATTCAGATGTTGGATCACCTAAAGGAAATCATGCGTCAGCTGAGAGTTCAAGTTCACATGTTCCTCAAACCATCAGAGATCCAAATGTTGAAGTCGTGGAAAGAGGAAGCAAACCaattaaagaaaatgaaaatttaattagTGAGACAGAAACACCTAGTGCATCACCTGCTGGAGATTCTTACAGATCAATGGGAGAGATTCTGTCAGCAATGGATCCAGGGCATCCTTTACCAGTGTCTGGACTTGAATCAGGAACTGTGAAGAAAGTGGCCAAAGTTACAGGCTCCCATCATAACACAAAGCGATCGGCATTTTGGGGAAGAAACAAT GCAAGAAAGACACCGTCAGTGGAATCAGTCGATTCTTCTGGAGAGGAAGA GCTTTCAATTCAGAGGCTTGAGATTGCGAAAAACGACTTGCAGCAGAGGATTGCGAAAGAG GCTAGAGGAAATGCAATTTTACAAGCTAGTTTGGAGAGAAGGAAGCAAGCTTTACATGAGCGGCGCTTGGCACTGGAACAAGAT GTTTCAAGATTGCAAGAGCAGCTACAAGCTGAGCGAGATCTTAGAGCGGCATTAGAGGTTGGTTTGAGCATGTCTTCTGGACAGTTGGCCAGTTCATGTGGCGTGGATTCTAAG ACACGGGCTGAGCTTGAGGAGATAGCCCTTGCTGAAGCAGATGTGGCCAGGTTGAAGCAGAAAGTTGCAGAACTTCACCATCAACTTAATCAACAGCGACAGCATCATTATGGTTCTCTCTCTGATGCTTGTGACCGTTACCAAAATGGCCAAAATAATAATTCCCAACA GAGGTTTCTACAGCAAGATTTTGATGCAACCCTTGCCTTCTGTAATCATGAAAGGAAACAAAGGAATGAG GAGAGTTTGCTGGGGGCAGATTGGAGGACTATCAAAGGCCAAATTTTAGCATCTGCCAGCAGTACATGGCAGCCTTCTAGGAAGCAATTCATGGATCCGGCTAGCAGAAGTGAATCAAAAAATACTGATGCATCGACAAGTTTGTCTGTTGATGAGCTTTCTGCTGTTGATTCTGCTTCCATGCCATCGACTTCAAGAGCCCCAGAG GCGGTGGATTATCCAAGGCATCCATCAACAGCATCTTCTGCCTTGGTAGAACTAACAACTCGCCTTGATTTCTTCAAGGAAAGACGTTCCCAGCTGATGGAACAGCTTCATAATCTTGATTTAAATTATGGCACGACATCTTTGCAAGACTCAGTTTATAGACCATCATCTCCACCGTGGAATTGA
- the LOC137715112 gene encoding rho GTPase-activating protein 7 isoform X2, with protein sequence MSASLAAFERPLRPAASNTQVFKSGPLFISSKGIGWKSWKKRWFILTRTSLVFFKNDPSALPQRGGEVNLTLGGIDLNNSGSVVVREDKKLLTVLFPDGRDGRAFTLKAETLEDLYEWKTALEHALAQAPSAALVMGHNGIFRNDTNDTLEGSFHQWRDKRPVKSLVVGRPILLALEDIDGGPSFLEKALRFLEKFGTKVEGILRQSADVEEVERRVQEYEQGKTEFNPDEDAHVVGDCVKHVLRELPSSPVPASCCTALLEAYKIDRKEARVSAMRSSILETFPEPNRRLLQRILKMMHVISSHSDENRMTPSAVAACMAPLLLRPLLAGECELDDDFDLNGDNSAQLIAAANAANNAQAIITTLLEEYENVFDDENLIRCSISADSRIENSGSEDSSDDENLDLKDNGYHDAENEVDPETDDDPDRVHSGKLSESSGYAGSDLYDYKAFGVDDSDVGSPKGNHASAESSSSHVPQTIRDPNVEVVERGSKPIKENENLISETETPSASPAGDSYRSMGEILSAMDPGHPLPVSGLESGTVKKVAKVTGSHHNTKRSAFWGRNNARKTPSVESVDSSGEEELSIQRLEIAKNDLQQRIAKEARGNAILQASLERRKQALHERRLALEQDVSRLQEQLQAERDLRAALEVGLSMSSGQLASSCGVDSKTRAELEEIALAEADVARLKQKVAELHHQLNQQRQHHYGSLSDACDRYQNGQNNNSQQRFLQQDFDATLAFCNHERKQRNEESLLGADWRTIKGQILASASSTWQPSRKQFMDPASRSESKNTDASTSLSVDELSAVDSASMPSTSRAPEAVDYPRHPSTASSALVELTTRLDFFKERRSQLMEQLHNLDLNYGTTSLQDSVYRPSSPPWN encoded by the exons ATGTCCGCTTCTTTAGCTGCTTTTGAGCGCCCCCTACGGCCTGCTGCTTCTAACACG CAGGTCTTCAAGAGTGGCCCACTTTTCATTTCTTCTAAAG GAATAGGCTGGAAGTCCTGGAAGAAGCGGTGGTTTATCCTCACACGGACTTCTTtggttttctttaaaaatgatCCT AGTGCACTTCCACAAAGAGGCGGTGAAGTCAATTTGACTTTGGGGGGCATTGACTTGAACAATTCTGGGAG TGTTGTTGTTAGAGAAGATAAAAAGCTTCTGACAGTTTTATTTCCTGATGGACGTGATGGGCGGGCCTTCACTCTTAAG GCTGAGACGTTGGAAGACTTGTATGAGTGGAAGACAGCCCTTGAACATGCCCTTGCACAAGCTCCAAGTGCTGCCCTTGTAATGGGACACAATGGGATTTTCCGTAATGACACGAATGATACACTTGAAGGGTCCTTCCATCAAT GGAGAGATAAAAGGCCTGTTAAATCTTTGGTTGTTGGAAGACCTATTCTTCTTGCGCTAGAAGATATTGATGGAGGTCCTTCCTTCCTGGAGAAAGCTCTTCGGTTCCTGGAAAAGTTTG GTACTAAAGTTGAAGGAATATTGAGACAGTCTGCGGATGTTGAGGAGGTAGAACGTAGAGTACAAGAATATGAGCAAG GCAAGACTGAATTTAATCCGGATGAGGATGCTCATGTTGTTGGCGATTGTGTCAAG CATGTTCTGAGAGAGCTGCCCTCTTCTCCAGTACCAGCATCTTGCTGCACTGCATTGCTAGAGGCTTATA AAATTGATCGAAAGGAAGCTCGGGTTAGTGCAATGCGTTCTTCAATATTGGAGACATTTCCTGAGCCAAATCGCCGTTTATTACAGAG aATTTTGAAGATGATGCATGTCATATCTTCTCACTCTGATGAGAATCGGATGACTCCATCTGCAGTTGCTGCATGCATGGCACCCTTGCTCTTACGCCCTCTATTAGCTGGTGAATGTGAGCTGGATGATGACTTTGATCTTAATGGTGATAATTCTGCCCAGCTTATTGCTGCTGCAAATGCTGCAAATAATGCTCAAGCAATCATCACAACTCTTTTGGAGGAGTATGAAAACGTTTTTGAT GATGAAAATCTTATAAGGTGTTCCATCTCCGCTGATTCTCGAATTGAGAATAGTGGAAGTGAAGATTCATCTGACGATGAAAATCTTGATCTGAAAGACAACGGTTACCAtgatgcagaaaatgaagttgATCCGGAAACAGATGATGACCCGGATCGAGTTCATAGTGGAAAGTTGAGTGAAAGCAGTGGTTATGCTGGCAGTGACCTCTATGATTATAAG GCATTTGGGGTTGATGATTCAGATGTTGGATCACCTAAAGGAAATCATGCGTCAGCTGAGAGTTCAAGTTCACATGTTCCTCAAACCATCAGAGATCCAAATGTTGAAGTCGTGGAAAGAGGAAGCAAACCaattaaagaaaatgaaaatttaattagTGAGACAGAAACACCTAGTGCATCACCTGCTGGAGATTCTTACAGATCAATGGGAGAGATTCTGTCAGCAATGGATCCAGGGCATCCTTTACCAGTGTCTGGACTTGAATCAGGAACTGTGAAGAAAGTGGCCAAAGTTACAGGCTCCCATCATAACACAAAGCGATCGGCATTTTGGGGAAGAAACAAT GCAAGAAAGACACCGTCAGTGGAATCAGTCGATTCTTCTGGAGAGGAAGA GCTTTCAATTCAGAGGCTTGAGATTGCGAAAAACGACTTGCAGCAGAGGATTGCGAAAGAG GCTAGAGGAAATGCAATTTTACAAGCTAGTTTGGAGAGAAGGAAGCAAGCTTTACATGAGCGGCGCTTGGCACTGGAACAAGAT GTTTCAAGATTGCAAGAGCAGCTACAAGCTGAGCGAGATCTTAGAGCGGCATTAGAGGTTGGTTTGAGCATGTCTTCTGGACAGTTGGCCAGTTCATGTGGCGTGGATTCTAAG ACACGGGCTGAGCTTGAGGAGATAGCCCTTGCTGAAGCAGATGTGGCCAGGTTGAAGCAGAAAGTTGCAGAACTTCACCATCAACTTAATCAACAGCGACAGCATCATTATGGTTCTCTCTCTGATGCTTGTGACCGTTACCAAAATGGCCAAAATAATAATTCCCAACA GAGGTTTCTACAGCAAGATTTTGATGCAACCCTTGCCTTCTGTAATCATGAAAGGAAACAAAGGAATGAG GAGAGTTTGCTGGGGGCAGATTGGAGGACTATCAAAGGCCAAATTTTAGCATCTGCCAGCAGTACATGGCAGCCTTCTAGGAAGCAATTCATGGATCCGGCTAGCAGAAGTGAATCAAAAAATACTGATGCATCGACAAGTTTGTCTGTTGATGAGCTTTCTGCTGTTGATTCTGCTTCCATGCCATCGACTTCAAGAGCCCCAGAG GCGGTGGATTATCCAAGGCATCCATCAACAGCATCTTCTGCCTTGGTAGAACTAACAACTCGCCTTGATTTCTTCAAGGAAAGACGTTCCCAGCTGATGGAACAGCTTCATAATCTTGATTTAAATTATGGCACGACATCTTTGCAAGACTCAGTTTATAGACCATCATCTCCACCGTGGAATTGA
- the LOC137715112 gene encoding rho GTPase-activating protein 7 isoform X4 encodes MSASLAAFERPLRPAASNTMIQQVFKSGPLFISSKGIGWKSWKKRWFILTRTSLVFFKNDPSALPQRGGEVNLTLGGIDLNNSGSVVVREDKKLLTVLFPDGRDGRAFTLKAETLEDLYEWKTALEHALAQAPSAALVMGHNGIFRNDTNDTLEGSFHQWRDKRPVKSLVVGRPILLALEDIDGGPSFLEKALRFLEKFGTKVEGILRQSADVEEVERRVQEYEQGKTEFNPDEDAHVVGDCVKHVLRELPSSPVPASCCTALLEAYKIDRKEARVSAMRSSILETFPEPNRRLLQRILKMMHVISSHSDENRMTPSAVAACMAPLLLRPLLAGECELDDDFDLNGDNSAQLIAAANAANNAQAIITTLLEEYENVFDDENLIRCSISADSRIENSGSEDSSDDENLDLKDNGYHDAENEVDPETDDDPDRVHSGKLSESSGYAGSDLYDYKAFGVDDSDVGSPKGNHASAESSSSHVPQTIRDPNVEVVERGSKPIKENENLISETETPSASPAGDSYRSMGEILSAMDPGHPLPVSGLESGTVKKVAKVTGSHHNTKRSAFWGRNNARKTPSVESVDSSGEEELSIQRLEIAKNDLQQRIAKEARGNAILQASLERRKQALHERRLALEQDVSRLQEQLQAERDLRAALEVGLSMSSGQLASSCGVDSKTRAELEEIALAEADVARLKQKVAELHHQLNQQRQHHYGSLSDACDRYQNGQNNNSQQ; translated from the exons ATGTCCGCTTCTTTAGCTGCTTTTGAGCGCCCCCTACGGCCTGCTGCTTCTAACACG ATGATCCAGCAGGTCTTCAAGAGTGGCCCACTTTTCATTTCTTCTAAAG GAATAGGCTGGAAGTCCTGGAAGAAGCGGTGGTTTATCCTCACACGGACTTCTTtggttttctttaaaaatgatCCT AGTGCACTTCCACAAAGAGGCGGTGAAGTCAATTTGACTTTGGGGGGCATTGACTTGAACAATTCTGGGAG TGTTGTTGTTAGAGAAGATAAAAAGCTTCTGACAGTTTTATTTCCTGATGGACGTGATGGGCGGGCCTTCACTCTTAAG GCTGAGACGTTGGAAGACTTGTATGAGTGGAAGACAGCCCTTGAACATGCCCTTGCACAAGCTCCAAGTGCTGCCCTTGTAATGGGACACAATGGGATTTTCCGTAATGACACGAATGATACACTTGAAGGGTCCTTCCATCAAT GGAGAGATAAAAGGCCTGTTAAATCTTTGGTTGTTGGAAGACCTATTCTTCTTGCGCTAGAAGATATTGATGGAGGTCCTTCCTTCCTGGAGAAAGCTCTTCGGTTCCTGGAAAAGTTTG GTACTAAAGTTGAAGGAATATTGAGACAGTCTGCGGATGTTGAGGAGGTAGAACGTAGAGTACAAGAATATGAGCAAG GCAAGACTGAATTTAATCCGGATGAGGATGCTCATGTTGTTGGCGATTGTGTCAAG CATGTTCTGAGAGAGCTGCCCTCTTCTCCAGTACCAGCATCTTGCTGCACTGCATTGCTAGAGGCTTATA AAATTGATCGAAAGGAAGCTCGGGTTAGTGCAATGCGTTCTTCAATATTGGAGACATTTCCTGAGCCAAATCGCCGTTTATTACAGAG aATTTTGAAGATGATGCATGTCATATCTTCTCACTCTGATGAGAATCGGATGACTCCATCTGCAGTTGCTGCATGCATGGCACCCTTGCTCTTACGCCCTCTATTAGCTGGTGAATGTGAGCTGGATGATGACTTTGATCTTAATGGTGATAATTCTGCCCAGCTTATTGCTGCTGCAAATGCTGCAAATAATGCTCAAGCAATCATCACAACTCTTTTGGAGGAGTATGAAAACGTTTTTGAT GATGAAAATCTTATAAGGTGTTCCATCTCCGCTGATTCTCGAATTGAGAATAGTGGAAGTGAAGATTCATCTGACGATGAAAATCTTGATCTGAAAGACAACGGTTACCAtgatgcagaaaatgaagttgATCCGGAAACAGATGATGACCCGGATCGAGTTCATAGTGGAAAGTTGAGTGAAAGCAGTGGTTATGCTGGCAGTGACCTCTATGATTATAAG GCATTTGGGGTTGATGATTCAGATGTTGGATCACCTAAAGGAAATCATGCGTCAGCTGAGAGTTCAAGTTCACATGTTCCTCAAACCATCAGAGATCCAAATGTTGAAGTCGTGGAAAGAGGAAGCAAACCaattaaagaaaatgaaaatttaattagTGAGACAGAAACACCTAGTGCATCACCTGCTGGAGATTCTTACAGATCAATGGGAGAGATTCTGTCAGCAATGGATCCAGGGCATCCTTTACCAGTGTCTGGACTTGAATCAGGAACTGTGAAGAAAGTGGCCAAAGTTACAGGCTCCCATCATAACACAAAGCGATCGGCATTTTGGGGAAGAAACAAT GCAAGAAAGACACCGTCAGTGGAATCAGTCGATTCTTCTGGAGAGGAAGA GCTTTCAATTCAGAGGCTTGAGATTGCGAAAAACGACTTGCAGCAGAGGATTGCGAAAGAG GCTAGAGGAAATGCAATTTTACAAGCTAGTTTGGAGAGAAGGAAGCAAGCTTTACATGAGCGGCGCTTGGCACTGGAACAAGAT GTTTCAAGATTGCAAGAGCAGCTACAAGCTGAGCGAGATCTTAGAGCGGCATTAGAGGTTGGTTTGAGCATGTCTTCTGGACAGTTGGCCAGTTCATGTGGCGTGGATTCTAAG ACACGGGCTGAGCTTGAGGAGATAGCCCTTGCTGAAGCAGATGTGGCCAGGTTGAAGCAGAAAGTTGCAGAACTTCACCATCAACTTAATCAACAGCGACAGCATCATTATGGTTCTCTCTCTGATGCTTGTGACCGTTACCAAAATGGCCAAAATAATAATTCCCAACAGTGA